In Streptomyces sp. NBC_01381, the sequence CGTCGCCTTCGAGTTGTTCCTGCACGTCGACGGCAGTTACCGGCGGCGCGCGAGGACCTGGGCCACGGCCTTCTCCGCCCTGGTGTTCCTCTGGCAGCGCGGGGCGCGGTTCTTCATGGAGAACGACCCGACGCTGATCGGCGGCAAGGCCTCGTTCAAGGACTTCTACAACGGCGGCCGGCAGGGCATGCTGCCGACGACGCCGGACATGATCCGCTCCATCCCGCGCTATCTGAGCCGCGACTATCACCCCTCCCAGGAGGGCAGCACCGAGCAGGCTCTCGCCTATCTCGCCTCATCGCCCGCGGCGACCGCCGCCGAAGCCGCGACGAACGGAGCCCGCTGACATGCCCCGCATCCGCACCGTCCTGCTCGTCACGGGCGCGGCGGTCCTCGCCAAGCGGGCCATGCGGCGGCGCATCGGCGCATCGCCGCTGTGGCCGCTGCCCGCCCTGGAGGAGCCGATATCGGGACGCCCGCGCTCGCGCGCGCTGCGGCTCCTGGTCACCCGGCACGAGACGGTCGCCGACGGTGTCGTACAACTGCGCCTGGAGGGCGAGGACTTGCCGCCCTGGGAGCCGGGCGCCCACCTCGATCTCGTGCTCCCGTCGGGTCTCGTCCGGCAGTACTCGCTGTGCGGGGACCCCGAGGACACCTCCTCGTACACCGTCGCGACCCGTCTCATCGGCGCGGAGCAGGGCGGCCGGGGCGGCTCGCGCGAGGTGCACGAGCAGCTTCAGGAGGGGGTGGAGGTCGAGATCCGCGGGCCGCGCAACCGCTTCCCGCTCGCCGACGCGCAGCGGTACGTCTTCGTCGCGGGCGGCATCGGCATCACGCCGATCCTGCCGATGCTGCGGGCCGTCGACTCGGCGGGGCATGACTGGCGGCTGCTGTACACGGGCCGGTCATGCGCCTCCATGCCCTTCCTGGAGGACGTCGAGAAGCTGGGCGGGGCGGTGGACGGCCGGGTCACGGTCGCCGCCGACGACGAGGGCGGACAGCCTGACCTGGCCGGTTTCCTCTCGGCGGCGCCGCCCGGCACCGCCGTCCATGTGTGCGGCCCCGAGGGTCTGATGGAGGCGGTCGCGCAGACGCTCCCCGAGGGCTGCGACCTGCACCTGGAGCGGTTCACGCCACACACGTCCCTGGACGGCAACGCATCCTTCGAGGTCGAACTGCGCCGCAGCGGACGGACGATCGAGGTGCCTGCCGACTCCACGGTCCTCGCCGCGGTGCGCGCGGAGCTGCCCGACACCCTGTACTCCTGCGAGCAGGGATTCTGCGGAACGTGCCAACAGCGGGTCCTGGAAGGGGAGATCGACCACCGGGACGAGCTGCTGACGGACGCGGAGCGCGCGGACTCGATGCTGATCTGTGTGTCGCGGGCGAACGGGGGCCGCATCGTCCTCGACATGTGAACAGTTGGGGCGGACCAGCCCCTTGGACGGCCGGATCCGCTCGGTAAGGTGTTCGCATGACTACCGGGGTGCGCCGCAGAATGGGTGTCGAAGAGCGGCGGCAGCAGCTGATCGGGGTCGCCCTCGACCTGTTCAGCCACCGCTCGCCCGACGATGTGTCCATCGATGAGATAGCGGCGGCCGCGGGCATCTCGCGACCGCTGGTCTACCACTACTTCCCGGGCAAACTCAGCCTGTTCGAAGCGGCGTTGCAGCGCGCGGCCGACGACCTCGCCGAGCGTTTCATGGAGCCCCGAGAGGGCCCGCTGGGGGCTCGGCTGCTGCGGGTGATGGGCCGCTTCTTCGACTTCGTCGACGGCCACGGTCCCGGCTTTTCCGCGTTGATGCGCGGCGGCCCCGCGGTCGGTTCGTCGACGACGAACGCGCTGATCGATTCAGTGCGCCAGGCCGCGTACGTCCAGATCCTCGCGCACCTGGGCGTCACGGACCCGCCCGCGCGACTTGAGCTCGTCATCCGCTCCTGGATCTCGCTCGCCGAGTCCACGGCACTGATCTGGCTCGACGGACGCCGCATCCCGCGCGGAGAGCTCGAACTCCAACTGGT encodes:
- a CDS encoding PDR/VanB family oxidoreductase — encoded protein: MPRIRTVLLVTGAAVLAKRAMRRRIGASPLWPLPALEEPISGRPRSRALRLLVTRHETVADGVVQLRLEGEDLPPWEPGAHLDLVLPSGLVRQYSLCGDPEDTSSYTVATRLIGAEQGGRGGSREVHEQLQEGVEVEIRGPRNRFPLADAQRYVFVAGGIGITPILPMLRAVDSAGHDWRLLYTGRSCASMPFLEDVEKLGGAVDGRVTVAADDEGGQPDLAGFLSAAPPGTAVHVCGPEGLMEAVAQTLPEGCDLHLERFTPHTSLDGNASFEVELRRSGRTIEVPADSTVLAAVRAELPDTLYSCEQGFCGTCQQRVLEGEIDHRDELLTDAERADSMLICVSRANGGRIVLDM
- a CDS encoding TetR/AcrR family transcriptional regulator, which codes for MTTGVRRRMGVEERRQQLIGVALDLFSHRSPDDVSIDEIAAAAGISRPLVYHYFPGKLSLFEAALQRAADDLAERFMEPREGPLGARLLRVMGRFFDFVDGHGPGFSALMRGGPAVGSSTTNALIDSVRQAAYVQILAHLGVTDPPARLELVIRSWISLAESTALIWLDGRRIPRGELELQLVHDFAALTAVSAAFDEEMADILRAVLADEPADGLFAGLITRLLELAPQQA